ATcaagagattaaaaaaaaaagtaatcaaAGTTATCACTAAATTTAAGTACGGTTAGATAAAAATAAGATTTGGCCATATTATCTGATCCCCTTATTTATTTTTGTGTATTTACTATAACATTTGTTGCCTTCTCCGACTTAGCATGAACCGTTGATCCTCTAATTGAGAAGATGACTGAAAGACATATTGGGAAAATGTTATTTAATGAGATTCATATATTTctacaatatttttttttcttacttaTTGAATAATTTTCGCAATATCATTTTCTATTCTTAAGTATTCAAATCATAGGTGACCTAGTcattaattatgataaattacaagaattaaataataatttatcctaAAACATTAGAAAAGATTAAAAAGATTATTGTTGTATCACCGAAGAGCAGAAAGCATTCCATGCATGAACTTTATCTCATTGGTACtgaaatagttattaaaattataaaattacaatttttaatttcaatttcaattagagCACACTCAACCAAAactaaaataatgaaaaacaatGCAATCGCCGCTAATCACATCAACATAGGCAAAGTTTACCATTCAAATTATGCAAGGCGAAAAAACGAAGGTTATTCCAGAAATGCAGTCACCACCAATCACTGCTGGTGACCAAAAGTAATTCCAGTATTTGGTTTAATCTCACAAGTAAACTACCAAAATTCCTTTCcaatgttccatgaaatttttgTTGCCAAAAATAGTAATTTTTCTCTTTCACATTTAGCAGTCTGCTGATATATGTACTAAAATTGAAGTATAACAGGTAATGGAAATTAAATATTCCAAAAATCAATATGACATGTATTCCCAGTAACAAAAAGCTAATAAGAATATAGAGGAAGGAATATACACTCTTGATTTTGGTTGAGTAGCACTTCAGTCATTTGATCTCTTAAGCCATCAACAATGCATTGACACGGAGAGCTGGTACAGCTTGATGAAGATAACTAGGTTCTTCAGCTGGAATTTGCGCTACTATCTGACTGGAATTGTCCACGCCAATGTTAGTTATAAGGGTAATAAAAGTGGCCGAAAAAGCAAAACTGCCACTATAATAGAGGCTGCACCAGTAATAAGTTGCACCGGAACCACACCTGAGGATGATGCACTGCTTGCATGTTTGCTTGATATATACATCATAGTGTTATTCACCAGCGGAAGCTGTGCCCCATCCTTTTGTGTTCCCAGCAATATCTGGCTGCAATTTCCATGGAAAGTATATATATAGACTCAAGTACCACTTTACAATGTCAAAAAGCAATAACCTGACTTAATATTGTTCAGTCCAGTAATGCATCAACCATATGCTCCTATGCATATAGGCACAACAAAGCTGGTGAATGATTTTCAGATGAAATTCAAGGATATAAAGGAAAAGAAAGCTGCCTGCTTAATTAACTCCAAGATAAAGCCACAAGAAGTTGTTTGATGGTATTCTATGAAAACGATAACATATGTACAAATGACATTGTCCACTTTTTAATATGGAGATGCCAGAAGCAAGTATTTATAATGGTATTCATAGCAGTCAAATGTGCTTAGCAATTACAGTGAATAACGATTTGAAGGTAAGCCAAGTCTTCTTAAAGTGGACTCCAATAGTTACACAACCATTCAACTGTTTTAAACTTTTGATTTAATGAGTTGGTTGCACCTTCAAAATTATGTGACCTCTGACTTATTGCCAATGTCTAGGACATGGGACATGTCAAAGATCACTGAATTGCAACCTGTAACAAGCTAGGACAGGTAAATATCACTAAATTGGAAGTTGCAGTGTTCTCCTTGTCAAGATTAATTAGTTCTGCAATCTATATGGACAACAATAAAAAGAATAATAACATTAACAATCTGGTAATGCAGGGTAATGAGAATCAAGTTTGAAAAAAACTCTCTCAGATATAAAATGATTGAAGAACGTCCCTACATAATGACTCCTCTAGTTGAACTAAAACCTAATGATTTTCGCCAATGTGTTTTAACTCCATGATATTGGAATAATTTTCAAGCTATGAAGTCTTGAATTTGACTATGAGACAAATTaaccaacaaaaaaaaaaaagagattttcaaaatttttttgtttttgtgCATCTAATATAAGATTTACCTTATAATTTCACAACTATTACATTAATTAGTCATTAAAGAGATGCAGCTCTTGaggttaattagtaattttacctGGAATATGGTGGAAGGCAAAATATGATAACATAGTCTGTGTTGGCACACGTGTACGTGCTGATCTTATCATCGTACGTGTAGCTAATACGCTCGTGGGCAACCATGCTTAAAAAACTTTGAATAAACGGACGGAGGACACGTGTCAAGTGTAGAATAGGCCTCACTACAACAAAATTGCGGTTCCCCAAATGCCTCACACGCGCTCCAACAAGCTACTCCAACCTGCCCATTCTCACGCGTTGCAAATTTCAACTCCTTTGGGCACGCGCCGTTGAGGTCTATCAAGCACCCCGTAGCGCAGCAGGGGCCTTCTGTGATTTTCTTGGGGATCACTAGCATGGGAAGGTTGTAACCGTCTACTAAGCTGATGTCATAAAAATCCAAGCCACCGGCACCGTTTAGCGTGAACGCTACTAAAGTGGCGGGAGGAATAGCTCCGCTCCGCCACATTCTAGCTTCCCAAATCCACAATCCCCAGTTCCACAGGAAAATTTACCCGAGGATTCTTGGGCACAAAGAGTCCGACCCTATATCCGACCCGACCACGATCTGGGTATGGTTATAGTTTTTTATTTGCCGCTCTTAAGAGGAAAGCCTGTTGTGGGAAGCAGTGCGGCGCCGGCGCCGGATAGCAAGCCAGGCCAAACCGTCTAGAAGCACTTGTTGATGAGCTTAAAAGAAGCTGGTTCAACATCTGCTAGAattgaaatgaagaagaagaagaagagaaataatcaatttgaaagaaattggATGGTATTTATAATGCGTAGTTGAGTGAGTGATGAGTAATTGAAATACCTGAGAGAGAAGAAAACTATaatagaaatgaagaagaagaagagaaataatcaatttgaaagaaattggATGGTATTTATAATGCGTAGTTGAGTGAGTGATGAGTAATTGAAATACCTAAGAGAGAAGAAAGCGAGAGGAGAGTAAGAAAGGcggcagagagagagagaagagagtatCCATTAttgaagaaaatgagaaagatgaattgaattgaataagaAGTTTGGGAGTGAATAAAGAACTCTACTTTCCTTGTCAAGAAGGAGTTTCCCTGTTTGGATATTTCTTAATTGTGCCAATATTTTCTTGGTTTTTGCAGTCTTGGCTGTTTGACCCGTAACTGTTTTAGGCCATTATCTTATATCTTTCATATTagctttgaaaaataaaatttccatTTCTTCCCATCAAAAATTGAAACTCTCATCATTGTCCATGTTCCTGGACTCATTTTTTTGATTCAAGACAAACTTTCTCTAGCTAATGAGCTTCAATACATGACAGAATTGACATGGTACAAACATGGGAAATGCAACCCATTTTTCTTGTTGGTTTCAATTGAAGTTTCAACTGGAGAGCTCACAATCTATACCACATTGCTCGGATAATACAACACTAATGCATATATATCTATGCTAAGATCCTATGATTAGCAAACAGGTTGATTTGTATAATTAAGGTCACTAGACTTGCCATAGAGACCTCAGCCACATCAAGCGTCGAGGCCCTTTGATTGTCATGAATGCAATTGCATTCTTATCATCTTTAAGAACATTAACAGCCTTTGTAAACTCAGTATCATCCAATTCTTCCAATTTCTGCAGATCCTCTAGGCACTTTTGATACACAGCTTTCTCATTCATGGCGTTCATTTGCACAGCTCTCATTGTGGCTGCTGAGAACATCTCATATAAAGCATTCTCTAGAGTCTCTCCAACATTATCGCATGCTCTTCTTTTACGACCTGATGCTGAAGCAGCAACAGATTTCCGCTTCCTTGGTTGTGTGTCATTTATGCGGATTATTGAATCAGAATCAAGGGTACCATCAACTACCTGTGTAGCTAGGTTAATAGGCTCTGATGATCGCACTGTCTCTGTGTTGCTGTTTCCCTCTTCAGTTTCAACAGGTATTCCACTTGGAACAAGGAATTTTCCGGTAACTCTTTCTCCTGTACGAGGCATGTCACTAAATGCTAGAACATCGAACACAACTAATAAAGGACATACAATTTACCTTCAAATATGATGGACATCTGTTTATACAGGGGAAAGCTCTTTCGCCGAAAAGGCCTTGCTTCACTTCGTATCTGCAATAACATTATATCAGCTCCTATCAATGCATCAAATATAACTTAAGAGTAATTTACCTACCGCAATGTAGCTATCCCAAACTTTATCATCAGCCACAACCATTTGCCGTGTTTCATCCCAGCCAAATCCTGTATGGCTAAGCAGGGTTTTAACAACACCATACTCTTTCTTCATAACATTGTAACGGTTTTTAATTTGGTTTTCCTCCAAATTCATGCCAAACTTCTTATTAAAATCATGAGTGACAGATCTAATCACTTCATTTTTGAATTCATT
This Hevea brasiliensis isolate MT/VB/25A 57/8 unplaced genomic scaffold, ASM3005281v1 Scaf1, whole genome shotgun sequence DNA region includes the following protein-coding sequences:
- the LOC110673482 gene encoding uncharacterized protein At2g29880 produces the protein MSAAQDGILGRPKAEWTPSRDAYLVELFIDQHNCGRTAYNEFKNEVIRSVTHDFNKKFGMNLEENQIKNRYNVMKKEYGVVKTLLSHTGFGWDETRQMVVADDKVWDSYIAIRSEARPFRRKSFPLYKQMSIIFEGERVTGKFLVPSGIPVETEEGNSNTETVRSSEPINLATQVVDGTLDSDSIIRINDTQPRKRKSVAASASGRKRRACDNVGETLENALYEMFSAATMRAVQMNAMNEKAVYQKCLEDLQKLEELDDTEFTKAVNVLKDDKNAIAFMTIKGPRRLMWLRSLWQV